The Anolis carolinensis isolate JA03-04 chromosome 2, rAnoCar3.1.pri, whole genome shotgun sequence genome has a window encoding:
- the LOC134296854 gene encoding zinc finger protein 239-like isoform X1, whose amino-acid sequence MASPLPPYPRSQTREKLHQCVECGKQFDRKGYLTRHERTHTGEKPYKCMECGGSFSQSGSLRSHQRTHTGEKPYKCMECGGSFSRSGHLHSHQRTHTGEKPYKCMECGGSFSQSGSLRSHQRKHTGEKPYQCKECGESFSHSAGLRNHQKTHTGEKPHKCMECGKSFSQSGSLHSHQRTHTGEKPYKCMECGKSFSQSSSLRSHQKTHTGEKPYKCIECGRSFSRSDTLRFHQRKHTGETPYKCMECGKSFCRSARLHNHQKTHTGEKPHKCMECGKSFRWSGSLRSHQRKHTGEKPYKCIECGESFRWSGSLRSHQRKHTGEQPHKCMECGKSFSRSGSLRSHQRTLMGEKPHKCTECGKSFREH is encoded by the coding sequence atggcaagtcctctacctcccTATCCTAGATCACAAACACgggagaagttacatcagtgtgtggaatgtggaaaacaATTTGATAGGAAAGGTTATCTTACTAGACATgaacggacccacacaggggagaagccttataaatgcatggaatgtggaggaagcttcagtcagagtggcagtctacgttcccatcaaaggacccacacaggggagaagccctataaatgcatggaatgtggaggaagcttcagtcggagtggacatctacattcccatcaaaggacccacacaggggagaagccatataaatgcatggaatgtggaggaagcttcagtcagagtggcagtctacgttcccatcaaaggaagcacacaggggagaagccatatcaatgcaaAGAATgcggagaaagcttcagtcacagtgcagGTCTGCGTaaccatcaaaagacccacacaggggagaagccacacaaatgcatggaatgtggaaagagcttcagtcagagtggcagtctacattctcatcaaaggacccacacaggggagaagccatataaatgcatggaatgtggaaagagcttcagtcagagtagcagtctgcgttcccatcaaaagacccacacaggggagaagccatataaatgcatagaatgtggaagaaGCTTCAGTCGCAGTGACACTCTACGtttccatcaaaggaagcacacaggggagacgccatataaatgcatggaatgtggaaagagcttctgtcGGAGTGCAAGACTGCATaaccatcaaaagacccacacaggggagaagccacacaaatgcatggaatgtggaaagagcttccgttggagtggcagtctacgttcccatcaaaggaagcacacaggggagaagccatataaatgcatagaatgtggagaaagcttccgtTGGAGTggcagcctacgttcccatcaaaggaagcacacaggggagcagccacacaaatgcatggaatgtggaaagagcttcagtcggagtggcagtctacgttcccatcaaaggaccctcatgggggagaagccacataaatgcacggaatgtggaaagagctttagggAACATTAG